From the genome of Lotus japonicus ecotype B-129 chromosome 6, LjGifu_v1.2, one region includes:
- the LOC130722716 gene encoding telomere repeat-binding protein 3-like isoform X1, with protein MVFKKKADYGFNGFRVPVIPKAPRSARRRGPFRNSVEDGQACAFDLLASLAGKLLQESESSAASNASEGNLQPAVKPLTMEGICQGNCAESVVKNEVASQNSSQKPLLHSKPDCLVGYVSVNNSSDCLEKVETGVKTEAFDRDKKYVHYSNRLVEIHEKFKDSCDGIIKNGFRQGKEAGSSDFQGSTLGDKYGLKDQLDLYATPALIDSKVNVKYPRKSFPSASFSKLGNGSKLEFRDDDENLLRCKRLCTKSKAFRSPRRIAHRRIKNLLSSKYWKVAPKLKECDLPVSEFADLGVPLYRKRKACYGFERSQRSTIAKRRKFFDHVSGVTSDGGFSSESVSNSPMKGVDGDKPCSSAKLLVPQDSHVKFSIKSFKIPELYIEVPETATVGSLKRSVMESVMAILGGGVHVGVILQGKKVREDNRTLMQTGISCKENLDTLSFTLEPSSLLASPAVCVGGGPSSQCETFEPIGSPETPVLDSGITGTLLDPSLLTNPSNLVESNHESTSSPTDTTVDNITPDSRAIVAVPTSAEALAVVPASQKTKRADYAQRRTRRPFTVYEVEALVHAVEELGTGRWRDVKLRSFENADHRTYVDLKDKWKTLVHTASISPQQRRGEPVPQELLDRVLAAHSYWSQHQAKQHGKPQVGPGTLKIAEAAPERSCLLKV; from the exons ATGGTGTTCAAGAAGAAGGCAGATTATGGATTCAACGGCTTTCGAGTCCCTGTTATTCCTAAAGCTCCTAGATCTGCGAGA AGGAGGGGTCCATTTAGAAATTCCGTTGAGGATGGTCAAGCATGTGCTTTCGACCTATTGGCATCTTTAGCTGGAAAGTTGTTACAGGAGAGTGAAAGCTCTGCTGCTAGCAATGCATCTGAAGGAAATCTTCAGCCTGCTGTTAAACCATTGACAATGGAGGGAATTTGTCAGGGAAATTGTGCAGAGAGTGTTGTTAAGAATGAGGTAGCCTCTCAAAACAGTAGTCAGAAACCTCTTCTGCATTCCAAGCCTGATTGTTTAGTAGGATATGTTTCTGTAAATAATAGTTCTGACTGTTTGGAAAAAGTCGAAACTGGTGTGAAGACTGAGGCTTTCGACCGGGATAAAAAATATGTGCATTATTCTAATAGATTAGTGGAAATACATGAAAAATTTAAGGATTCTTGTGATGGTATAATAAAGAATGGATTTAGACAGGGAAAAGAAGCTGGCAGTTCAGACTTTCAGGGATCAACTTTGGGTGATAAATATGGTTTGAAGGACCAATTAGATTTGTATGCTACTCCTGCACTAATTGACTCAAAAGTTAATGTTAAATATCCACGTAAATCTTTTCCCAGTGCTTCTTTTTCCAAGCTAGGGAATGGTAGTAAGTTAGAATTTAGAGATGATGACGAAAACCTTTTAAGGTGCAAAAGACTTTGCACAAAATCAAAGGCCTTTAGGTCTCCACGACGCATTGCCCACCGAAGAATCAAGAATCTGCTGTCGTCCAAATACTGGAAGGTTGCTCCAAAGCTGAAGGAATGTGATCTTCCTGTATCTG AATTTGCAGATCTAGGAGTACCTCTTTATCGGAAGAGGAAGGCTTGTTACGGATTTGAAAGATCCCAGCGCAGCACTATTGCTAAGAGGAGGAAATTCTTTGACCACGTTTCGGGGGTAACTTCTGATGGAGGATTCAGCAGTGAGAGTGTGTCTAATTCACCTATGAAAGGAGTGGATGGAGACAAACCTTGCTCATCTGCAAAACTTCTTGTCCCACAGGATTCTCATG TGAAATTTAGCATTAAGTCATTCAAGATACCAGAGCTTTATATTGAGGTTCCTGAAACTGCAACTGTCGGTTCACTAAAG AGGTCGGTCATGGAATCTGTGATGGCTATACTCGGAGGTGGTGTGCATGTTGGTGTAATTCTTCAGGGGAAAAAAGTTAGAGAGGACAATAGAACACTTATGCAGACTGGTATATCTTGCAAAGAAAATCTCGATACCCTTAGTTTCACGTTGGAGCCCAGTTCTCTTCTAGCTTCTCCAGCTGTTTGTGTTGGTGGCGGTCCTTCTTCCCAATGCGAAACATTCGAACCTATTGG GTCCCCCGAAACTCCTGTCCTAGATTCAGGGATTACTGGTACCTTACTTGACCCGTCCTTGCTGACAAATCCGAGCAACCTAGTTGAAAGTAACCATGAGTCCACTTCTTCCCCCACTGACACAACAGTTGACAATATAACACCAGATTCCAGAGCGATAGTTGCCGTTCCAACTAGTGCTGAAGCATTAGCTGTGGTTCCTGCAAGTCAGAAGACCAAGCGCGCTGATTATGCACAGCGTCGGACCAGGAGGCCATTTACTGTGTATGAGGTAGAAGCACTTGTTCACGCAGTTGAAGAACTTGGAACTGGAAG GTGGCGTGATGTTAAGTTGCGATCTTTTGAGAATGCAGACCACAGGACTTATGTAGACTTAAAG GATAAATGGAAGACATTAGTGCACACTGCAAGCATCTCCCCTCAACAAAGGAGAGGAGAGCCAGTACCCCAGGAGCTATTAGATAGGGTTTTGGCGGCACACTCTTACTGGTCTCAGCACCAAGCCAAGCAACATGGCAAGCCCCAAGTTGGACCTGGCACCTTGAAGATTGCAGAAGCTGCACCTGAAAGATCATGTTTGTTGAAGGTGTAG
- the LOC130722716 gene encoding telomere repeat-binding protein 3-like isoform X2, giving the protein MVFKKKADYGFNGFRVPVIPKAPRSARRRGPFRNSVEDGQACAFDLLASLAGKLLQESESSAASNASEGNLQPAVKPLTMEGICQGNCAESVVKNEVASQNSSQKPLLHSKPDCLVGYVSVNNSSDCLEKVETGVKTEAFDRDKKYVHYSNRLVEIHEKFKDSCDGIIKNGFRQGKEAGSSDFQGSTLGDKYGLKDQLDLYATPALIDSKVNVKYPRKSFPSASFSKLGNGSKLEFRDDDENLLRCKRLCTKSKAFRSPRRIAHRRIKNLLSSKYWKVAPKLKECDLPVSDLGVPLYRKRKACYGFERSQRSTIAKRRKFFDHVSGVTSDGGFSSESVSNSPMKGVDGDKPCSSAKLLVPQDSHVKFSIKSFKIPELYIEVPETATVGSLKRSVMESVMAILGGGVHVGVILQGKKVREDNRTLMQTGISCKENLDTLSFTLEPSSLLASPAVCVGGGPSSQCETFEPIGSPETPVLDSGITGTLLDPSLLTNPSNLVESNHESTSSPTDTTVDNITPDSRAIVAVPTSAEALAVVPASQKTKRADYAQRRTRRPFTVYEVEALVHAVEELGTGRWRDVKLRSFENADHRTYVDLKDKWKTLVHTASISPQQRRGEPVPQELLDRVLAAHSYWSQHQAKQHGKPQVGPGTLKIAEAAPERSCLLKV; this is encoded by the exons ATGGTGTTCAAGAAGAAGGCAGATTATGGATTCAACGGCTTTCGAGTCCCTGTTATTCCTAAAGCTCCTAGATCTGCGAGA AGGAGGGGTCCATTTAGAAATTCCGTTGAGGATGGTCAAGCATGTGCTTTCGACCTATTGGCATCTTTAGCTGGAAAGTTGTTACAGGAGAGTGAAAGCTCTGCTGCTAGCAATGCATCTGAAGGAAATCTTCAGCCTGCTGTTAAACCATTGACAATGGAGGGAATTTGTCAGGGAAATTGTGCAGAGAGTGTTGTTAAGAATGAGGTAGCCTCTCAAAACAGTAGTCAGAAACCTCTTCTGCATTCCAAGCCTGATTGTTTAGTAGGATATGTTTCTGTAAATAATAGTTCTGACTGTTTGGAAAAAGTCGAAACTGGTGTGAAGACTGAGGCTTTCGACCGGGATAAAAAATATGTGCATTATTCTAATAGATTAGTGGAAATACATGAAAAATTTAAGGATTCTTGTGATGGTATAATAAAGAATGGATTTAGACAGGGAAAAGAAGCTGGCAGTTCAGACTTTCAGGGATCAACTTTGGGTGATAAATATGGTTTGAAGGACCAATTAGATTTGTATGCTACTCCTGCACTAATTGACTCAAAAGTTAATGTTAAATATCCACGTAAATCTTTTCCCAGTGCTTCTTTTTCCAAGCTAGGGAATGGTAGTAAGTTAGAATTTAGAGATGATGACGAAAACCTTTTAAGGTGCAAAAGACTTTGCACAAAATCAAAGGCCTTTAGGTCTCCACGACGCATTGCCCACCGAAGAATCAAGAATCTGCTGTCGTCCAAATACTGGAAGGTTGCTCCAAAGCTGAAGGAATGTGATCTTCCTGTATCTG ATCTAGGAGTACCTCTTTATCGGAAGAGGAAGGCTTGTTACGGATTTGAAAGATCCCAGCGCAGCACTATTGCTAAGAGGAGGAAATTCTTTGACCACGTTTCGGGGGTAACTTCTGATGGAGGATTCAGCAGTGAGAGTGTGTCTAATTCACCTATGAAAGGAGTGGATGGAGACAAACCTTGCTCATCTGCAAAACTTCTTGTCCCACAGGATTCTCATG TGAAATTTAGCATTAAGTCATTCAAGATACCAGAGCTTTATATTGAGGTTCCTGAAACTGCAACTGTCGGTTCACTAAAG AGGTCGGTCATGGAATCTGTGATGGCTATACTCGGAGGTGGTGTGCATGTTGGTGTAATTCTTCAGGGGAAAAAAGTTAGAGAGGACAATAGAACACTTATGCAGACTGGTATATCTTGCAAAGAAAATCTCGATACCCTTAGTTTCACGTTGGAGCCCAGTTCTCTTCTAGCTTCTCCAGCTGTTTGTGTTGGTGGCGGTCCTTCTTCCCAATGCGAAACATTCGAACCTATTGG GTCCCCCGAAACTCCTGTCCTAGATTCAGGGATTACTGGTACCTTACTTGACCCGTCCTTGCTGACAAATCCGAGCAACCTAGTTGAAAGTAACCATGAGTCCACTTCTTCCCCCACTGACACAACAGTTGACAATATAACACCAGATTCCAGAGCGATAGTTGCCGTTCCAACTAGTGCTGAAGCATTAGCTGTGGTTCCTGCAAGTCAGAAGACCAAGCGCGCTGATTATGCACAGCGTCGGACCAGGAGGCCATTTACTGTGTATGAGGTAGAAGCACTTGTTCACGCAGTTGAAGAACTTGGAACTGGAAG GTGGCGTGATGTTAAGTTGCGATCTTTTGAGAATGCAGACCACAGGACTTATGTAGACTTAAAG GATAAATGGAAGACATTAGTGCACACTGCAAGCATCTCCCCTCAACAAAGGAGAGGAGAGCCAGTACCCCAGGAGCTATTAGATAGGGTTTTGGCGGCACACTCTTACTGGTCTCAGCACCAAGCCAAGCAACATGGCAAGCCCCAAGTTGGACCTGGCACCTTGAAGATTGCAGAAGCTGCACCTGAAAGATCATGTTTGTTGAAGGTGTAG